TGAAACTGGGATACCCCTCACTGGCTTGATGCCTTCCTCACCAGCCACAGGCAAGGGGAGCAGTATTCTCTACTACCTCCTAGCTCTGCCCAGTCTCTGCTGGGATCTGGATTTCTGGCTTGCTGGAGCTGTTTCCAACCATCCTGGTGCTGTCTCCTGTTCCTCCAGCCCTGTCAATCCAGCTGTTTCGTTTGCACATCAGGCAGGCTGCCAGGGCAAGGAACAGGGATTTTTCTGACCTAATTAAGGGCTTTGAGTAGTGATGACACAAAATTCCATTCCCTCGGCCTGCTGTAGATTGCCTGGTTCTGCCCCAGCCTGGAATCACAGGAGCAacttgggattttggggtgcttGTGGATGGGGTCTCCTCTAGAACAGGGACAGACTCGGGGGAGCACTGATGGTTGGGAGGCAATGTGTTTGGGGATGCCAAGGGCTTGGCATCTCCCCACCTCTGCAGGAACCTGGCTCAGTTCCTCCTGgccctccctttcccccttgGCATTGAACATGAAGCAGGACAAGGCATGGAAGACCATCATGATGgcctcagggctgcagcatgGGTGCCCACCACACTGTCTCTACTGCCTGGCCCAGGACTCTGGGCTGGTggccccaaagcagcagcagctggacagcTGGGTGAGGATGGGGGTGGGAGGTGGGAGTGGGGAGAGTGGTGAGGATGAGGCCTTTCTCCATTGTTCCTGGGTGGGGCTGTGTCTGGTGGGACTGTCCCATGAGTGGGACTGTCCCCTCAGTGGGAGCAGGGTGCAGTAGAGTTGTTTGCTGTGCAGGCATGGAGAATGCTCCCTGGGGTTCCCTACAGGtgttccctgtccccagcctgtggcacaaGGCTGCTGGCACTGTTTCTTGGCCATGACAGAAACTTAGCTGGAGATCATCTCTGCCAGCTGGGCCAGACCTCAGCACCCACCAGGTGAAGCTGGGAGTCAGGACACAAGCCCTGGTGGCCTCAGGGATGGGAGCTGGCAGCATGCTGCATCTGCCTGACCAAATCTGCTGAAGCACAAAgaagcatttccagctgctcccttATGGTGGACTAGCACacactggtgctgctgcaggacgTGGGGTCAGACTGGtggccatggctgtgccacATGCTCTGTCCCCAGCGGTGACGTGATGTGACCAGCATCCCCCCAGTCCTGGGTTGCGGggtcagtgctgcagagagccctgctCCGCTGGCTCTGGGGGAGAGAGGGGCTTGGCTGCTGCATTTTcaggggcaggagcacagcagtgacGTGAGCAGCTGCTGGCGGTGGCACAGGGactgccccagctgtgtccaggAGTGGGCATTGCTGCAGGGGTTCAGCCCAGACCCCATCCACCTGCTTCCTAGTGGAAGAGACAGCAGGGCAGGTGGATGCAGCTGGGTCAGGAAGCCCACCAAGTCACAGCCACCAGCGGAGTGTCCATCCTGCAGTCACTCTATGTGTCACTTGTGGCTGGTGTGTATCACCTCTGCTTGGTGTGTGTCACCCGTGGCTGGTGTATACAGCATCCAGCCTGGCATTGctactgcagctgctggcagtcaCTACCACCGACTCATTTCAGGAACCACATCCCTTGGCGTGGGGCAATGCAGGTGAGGTGCTGGGGTGCCTCAGCAACCTCtgcttctgcctgctgctggacagcagcactgcccctgcccagggaggctctggACAGGGGGAAGCAAGACCTCGGGGGCTGAGGTCTGTTAGGAGCATCATGCCATCCTGCCTGTCTGATGCCTGCCcgccagcctgccctgggcctGCTCCAAGTGCTCCTTCAGAGCCAGGAACACTttacagagctgggaggaagcCATGGCCAGTGCCAGCTGGCAGTGGAAGTACTGGGAGGGCAGGCTGCAAGGCAGGGCCCTCAGCAGTTCCCACATTAtctggctggaggaggaggatgaggaagaagaggagaaggaatgaCCTTAGAGTGGAGCTGGCAGAAACAACACCACTGCAGGCCCTGGGGGGGCTGTTGCCACTGCTGGGGTTCTGTCATGGCCTTGCTGTGGTCTTCCCTCAGCCTCAGCCAGCATGCAGGGGCCCAGCGTGGGAGTGAGACCTGCACCCTGTTCCCCAGACACCCCAATATCCCCCCTCTGTTGCCCATGTCCCACCAGGGGCCATGTCCTGCTGCTATAGAGGGGCCAGACCCGGTGGTCCTgggcaggctgctctgtgctcacgTGCCTGTGTACCAGAGCCCAGTAGGCTCAGCCCATGCCCagtgggctctgccagctcccactgTTGgcgctggggctggcagctgagagGGAGGCTCGTTGTTGGCATTGCTAGGACCTTAAACATTCGCACCAGTGCTTGGTGCTCATTAATTATCCTCTTATGTTCACTTTTATCTCTCTATCTGCAACAGTGACGCAGCGGGGGCAGTCCCTGCCTCCCTGGACACACAAATGTCCTCCTCGggtatatttttgtttctttttcacctGTATGTTTTGGCATAAGTATGGAAGAGCTGCGCCATCCAGTCTGAGACTGCCAGTGGCTCTatgccctgcctgggcacccCCTGTCACAAGCACTCTGCTGAGTGCCACCCTGGGTGCTCGGCACAGCTCTCCCTAGGGTGAGTCCTTGGGGATGGAGCTTTGTGCTCAGCTTTCCCCCATGGATAACACATCCAGAGGCCTTGCTGCTCACATGACTATGTTTCCTTCTGGGCACAGGTCTGTTCCTGCTTATATGTGTCCCCAGCTCATGCCCACCTGcttgctgtctgtctgtgccAACTGCTGTGTCCCATGCACCTGCTGGCCTTGGGCTGGggtcctgcctgcagggagtcactcagctcctccagcaccaaCAGCTCAGCCCAGGTTTAAGCTCAGTTTAAGAGGTTACCCCAGTTGTGCTGTTCTGGtctccctgcccacctgcaCAGGAGTTTAGCACTGTGGCAGGGCAATATCAGCAACTGGAGCATCCCCCTCCTCTGAACACCCCTGGCACATCTggacagcagcatcctgggTATGCCGTGTCTGGTGCTGGCTGCACATTGCATATCATTCATTGCTTGCTTCTCTGGTCTGTACTATCCTGCTGGCAGGGCCATGCAGGGTTAGGGTCCTTGCAGGACCCCAGCGGGATGCCAGCTTGGgtccctctgcccatcccacTTGTGGCCAGGCCATACTGGGCTGCACTGGTGCTAAGCAGGGATCATGGTTGGGGTGGGGGAATCCCAAACTCGCAAGGTTCaacagcagcctgcagctgcagaggcaagactgggagctgcagcaggcaccCTGGCACTGTTAACAGGTGGTGGCATGGTGGTGACATGGCCACAGCTGGGTGGAATTGGGACCCACAAACTGTGCTAGCCCAAGTACTCTGCCTCAGGGTGAGTGTTCAGGAGAGGGGGGACCCATGGCTAAAGTGTTGGGGAACCCAACATCTGCCTGGTCGAGCAATGGACAGGTGGCACCAGCCCCAGGAATGTGTGAGTGTGCAAGGGTGGGGCAGCATTGGGGCAGTGCAGTTTGACAGCCCCACAGGATGGCAGCGGTCAGGGCTGGATGTGCCCATGTGGCACCTGGGTGGTGGGACACAGAATGCTCGGTCCCCATCACCTAGCATGGCATTCAGGTGCCCACTCCCACCAGCAAAGGACTCTCACTGCTGAGTGTTGAGTTGGGTTCAGGGAATGGCAAAGCCCCTGTGGGCCCCCTCAGTCCACAGGGTGCCCACACAGTGATGCCAGCTCACCAGTCATTGGCTGGTTACACGTGGGGAGCTCTCAATTGCAGCCAGTGACAGCTGGGCAAGCACAGCTCATTCCTCAAACAGAGATAACAGCCTTCACTGGGATCCAGCCTGGGCTTCATGTACCAAGTTGCTGGTCTctggctcagggctctgcacccATCACTCCTCACAAGGTGGCTCTGAGGGTCTTGTCGATGTCTGGCTCTGTGGGGTGACCCACACTGGGGTGACTTCCTCTGACAGTGATCAGCTTCTGGCAGCATTTGTTTTGGGAGATGTTTCCATGAGCACAGACAGGGGCCCCTACAAGTGTATTCCCCACTGCCCCACGGGGCTGTGACGTGTCTCCAGCCGGAGGCTGCACAGTGCCACaacctcctcctgccctgttttTTAAACAGAGTGGCCTTGAGAGTAACCCTGGGGAGGTGAAGCCAGGAGCCAAGTCCAATTTCTGTGCTTAGACATCTGATTATTTCCCCATTAAGCACTAAATGTCCCCCAGCCACATGGCCAAGCCCCACACCATCCCCAGGAAGCAAACAGTCCAGCAAAGAACCCAGCTCCCATGGGCACAGTGGGCACTTTTCCCCACCCCGAGTGCACCCCCtccaggcagctgtgcctggtgTAGGGGTCAGCCAGCATTAAAATTGCAGTTGGTGCACCCTTGCCAGTGTCAGCCGAGGTGGGGAAGGTGATGACTTCCTCATGGACTGCAGCGGAGAGTTGcccaggcacaggctggaggTTCTTAGTAGCAGCTGCACCCTTCAGGGAGCAGTATGATGGTGAAATATGGCCATGGAAAGGCAGGGGGTTGCATATCCCATTTGTGTGGCTTTGGGGTGATATCTTTCCTGCACTCTTGCTGGGGGAGCAGAACTGTCATGATTTCATGACTCATCTTCTGCCGGTTCTATCCTGTTTAGGACTCTGAGCTGTGTACTGGGTGCTGCCCCCCTCAGTGCTGGAGTGCGCCAGGGCTCTGCCCGGTGTTGCCATCCCCAGGcgcagggacagggacaggcaggtggCCGGATATGCTGTGTCAGGGACTGCTTGCGGTGCgtgggctggtgctgggagcctgctcctgctgtgatTCAttgccagcctggccctgctcccagtgcagccccacagtcctgctccctgcccgctgctgcctgtgggaacACTGCGAGGTACGGCCATGCGCGGCAAGGTGAGGGGCAGAGTAGGGCAGCTGTGTGCCGCACCCTCAGCCAGCTGCTCAACCCCATCCAGCTCTTCCTCCCATGCAGTTGTGCCCAGCCTGAGTGATGGGTGCGCTGAAGGGCACCTGGTTCCACAGTGCCACCCCTTGTGAGGGAAAGACACtcaagctgcagcaggaccagcagTGTCACCATCAAAGCCAGGACCCACATTGTTGCCCCGAACAGCCCCCTGCCACAGGTGGTACCTGAGTGCTGGGCCTTTATGTCACAGTTCCTgtcttctccagctctgcacatgGTTTACCACCATCACCTGGCTCAGAACTCAGCTTTGTGTAGGACATGGGGACCTTGTGTCCCCCAGAGAGGTCCACCTCCTGGGATGAAGACCCAGCCATGATGGCACTGCCATGGCACAATGGGTTGGTGAGGCTGGAGCCTGGGGGACTCATGCCTGTACCCAGGGAGTGGAGACTCCCTGGGGCTGACATGGGCGTAAGATGCCCCATGAAACTGTGAACGAGGTTTGGGGTGCAGTTCAgtgccagggagggctggctcccactgcttcctgcagggaatCCTGAAGGGATGGGAGCCGAAGTGCTGGTACCAGCACTGTCATACCCCGCTGAGACTTTGGGGGAGTTTGTGACTTTTGATTTGACAGTCACCACACCAGCATCAGTCTGTGCTAGTTGGATTTCATCTCCCcatgcagggcaggcagcagcaggagatcctggtgctgcagcactcCCACATTGTGTCCCACCGGATGGTggcaccctggggctggggacccTTGGGGGGTATGGGCACTGCATGCTCATCACTGCAACTGCCTTGTGCATGTCATGAGTCACAGACTACctcaagttggaagggacccatgaagatcattgagtccaactcctcAGTAATTAAGCCCGTGGTTAATTCCAGGTGGTAATGGAATTAACCACGGGCCTCCTTGTGGAGGCAAGGTGGGGCCTTGGGGCAGCTGTGGTGAAGCCCATTGAtagccaggagctgcagcagggcagccatAGGCAGCCCGGGGCAGCTGGGTCCCATTCCAAAAAGCTGTGAACAGACCTGGGGGTGTGTTTgacccctctcctcctcctgagcTGTTTtgtcctgtccccacagcagcatcGTGTCCCCGGAGCCTGGACTGTGCCCTGCAGCGCCGGGAGTTCTGCCCGCCGGGCTCCGGTGCCTGTGGGCCCTGCCTGCCCCCCTTCCAGGAGGACGACCACGGGCGCTGTGTCCAGAAGCAGCTCTCACCCAGTGGTAGGTGCACCACCCTCCACCCCTCTGCCTGCACACCtaccctgcagctctgggaggttCTGTGCCTCAGGacaccccaccccccccccaccccagcagcaccccatcctcttccttctttctatGGCAGCTGTATCTCTGTGGGGACAGCTGCTCTTCTCCCTCTCAACCCACTCACCTCAGCTTGGGGGGGGTGTTTGGGCTGGCAACCCCATCCTGCTCTATGTGCATCCTGCTCTGGTGATTGGCCCTGTCAGCACTGTGGGGAGCACAGGACCTCCAAGGACAGAAGTAGAACAGGCAGCTTCTGGGGATCTCCAGGATCTCCAAGGTCTGTCTGGCTGTTCCAGGGTTCAGGCTTTGCAGGAGCAGGTGAACCAccttcagcacagagcagtgactTATGCTGCCCATGACCTCACCCATCCCAGGGTGCCAGTGGGATTTCAGTGTCTGATTCCCTTTGGTTTGAGATGTTGGTCTGTGGTTCAGGACTGCTCTTTCCTCCTTGGGTGATACCCAGCATCTatgctgggagggctggagtCAGCTGTGACTGGCAGGACCACTCCTTGGCTGCATACCAGGGCACCAAGGGCCATTCTGGGTGTTATTCCTGGCTCCGTCCCCATGGGATCTAAGGGGCTATGGCAGCCTGGGTGCAGCAGCCCATGGTCAGCCATCCCACTGCTTCTGCAGTACTTTAAAGGTGGTCCCAGTGCGGCTTTGGCACCTGTGCCCCTGGTTCAGCTGCAAAGACAGTGCTGGGGGCCAGGCATAGGCATATTTTAGCGTGACAGTCAACTCTTCATGCAGCTTGGAAAGCTGTGGCAGATTATTTCTGTGCCCCCTTGTCATGGGCTCATCTCACTGGTGAGTTAAGACCATAATTATGGCTCCACACAATTATTTATTGCTATAAAGTGGAGTGGCCTCTGTGGCTTGGGAAGAGGCCAGGACCGGCCATGCCCTCAGGTTCCTGGTAGGTTCTGCTGGGGACTGCCTGGATGCAAGGTACTCTGGGGCACCTCTGAGTCACCTCCTGGTGCAGAATGTATTGGTATCTCCCCCAACCCACCCTTCTCCACCTGCTTTTCACTCCCGCTACCCCCAAAAGTCTCCTGCTAAGGAGAATTGCCCTGTATATCAGAGGGTAGACCCCCAAAGCAAGACCCTTTGGCTGAAATGAGAGGGATGGCTGGGGGGATaagaggggctggcacaggaatAGGGTCTAGACTTGGTGTTTGACAGTAGTCAGcgcccctgccatgggctctTCATCCACCAGCACTGAATGACTTAAGCAGTTGTTTAtagttcattttttaatgtgaagtCTTGAGAGCAAATTCCCCTCACACAAGGGCTGCACATGAGCTGGCATCTCCATAGCAACCCAGCTCCTTTCTGAAGAATGTGGCCACAGTTGCATCCTTACACAGAGAGATGCAAGACTGTGGTACCATCGTCTAAGGACTCACCATGGCAGGATGGTGACACCAAAGTCTCTCCCAGTCCCATCCTGTTGTCCCAAGCAATGCCACTAGCTTGTGGCAGCAAAAGTGTGGGGActgtgttaaataaaaaaaggggaTCCCCTCCCAAATCCTCTGTTTTAGCATTCTGAGGATGCCCAGCTCCTCTTGGCAAGGAGGCACCAATTATTTTTCCATGGGGGCTTTCTTTCGCATCCTGCCTGTACCTTTATCTGGTAGCAGCACTGGAGAGGGCTGCAAGTATGAAGAGGGGCTGTGATAGCTGCGTTTAGGGGGAGATACAAGGCAAACAGGGAGCCACTGTAGCCCAAGGATGCCTAAGGCTTTGAAGGGGATACCCATGCAGCCCTTTTGCTATGTAGGCAGACATAGCAAAATAGCAATCCTTTAAAGGGTTACACATCCTTGAGCCACTTGTGACTGCCGGTGATGCCAATCCTGGGATCCTGCCACTGTGCCATCCCCACTGCTtctggcaggagccagggatCCTCtcccaaaagcagctttttgaaGTGAAAAGCACCATTTGGGGTCTCAGGAGGGCATGTGAGTGTTCCTGCCATTATGTGTAGGGCTCTCGACATACGTGGCACAGAGGTGAGATGGGATGTATGGAATCTGGGTACACTGCATCCCACAGCTGGCTGTCtgcacctggctgctgctgtcttgcacagggctctgagctccccaaaatcccatgCACTCCATGGTGCTGCATGTGTCTGTCTTGTGGTGGGTTTGAGTGATGTGCTTTGAGATAGTGGGTCTTGCCCCTGCTTCTGCTTGACCAGCATGCAGCCCCACTGGCCTGCAGGAAGCACTTTGGGAAAAGGGGCCTCAGCTCACAGACATAGAtgttcctccttccctgctcgCTGTGCTGCCACCATTACAGATGACATCAGCCATCCTGGGCAGGACTGTAGAAATTAGTGGATGTGTAAGAATTTTGTGCCCTCCTGTGGACACTGTCAGTTACAGGTTTCCTCAATCCAGGGCAGAAGCCTTGTGTGTCTCTCCTTGGTCCCCGTTTTCCCCAAACTGTCAGGGTAGGTGTGTGTCCCAGGGTTGAGCCCTGAGGAGGTGGAAGCCTTGagggggcagagcagagggactgcggtgctgtgtgccagcctggccatgaCATCATGCTGCAGCACTGGTGGCAACTACCATGAGGGGGCACCCACACCCTGCAcaagccctgcctgcacccctCAGTGCCCCTGTGCATGTCCTGTGTGCCCCGTCCCTGTCAGTCCGTGGCCTGTGTGCTCTCCCTGGACACTGTTCCTCCCCGGCATCTTTGCTCTTGGGGCAGTCAGGCAGGAACTGGGGCTCACTCCAGCCCcgttccctggagcagctcagggccagCATCTCACACACCCACAGTGACTGGCAGGACCCAGCCCTCAGTGCCCTCAAATGCGGGGTAGAAACTGTGGCATCACTGGGGGAGGTTTAGCTGCCACACAGAATGGGAGGTGGGCAGCTTTTAGCCACTTGAGAATTTGGTGATAAAGCTGGTTAGTGCAGGTAAGTGGCACAACCCAGGCGCTGCAGCAACGCCAGGACTCCAAACCACTGCCTCAGTTTTCGATGTGCCACTTCACACACCAACACAGGCTGGGAGACTGAGgaagctggcagctgctctgactgctttttcaactttctttttctttttccagccaCATCACATccaacaccagcacagcctggtggTGGCACCCATGGGATGGACAGGGTTGTCCCCTATGGAGACAGACTTTTCCCAGAGTGCAGAGATGAGCTAGAGCCAAATGTCCCCATCCCAGGCATTAGGATGTCCCCTGACACAGGGCTATCCCAATCCTGGGCACCAGAATGTCCCACTAAGGCACAGGGCTATCACACTAGGTCCCATGCAACTCCCTTGCCCCTTGGGAGACCTTGGCCCCGTGCTAGCACCTTGTCACCATGGCACTCACCTAttgggcacagcactggcacagccccaAACTGGCACCACTTGAccatggtgctgctctgggatgcaAATAACAGGGTGCAAAGAGCCAGGGAAACCCAGGGCTCTAGCCAAGGGTAGGAGGCTGGGGAGAGTTTGGGGACATCAGGGCATGGAGGATGTAGGGACAGTGACTCTTGGTGCTTTTGTTTAAAGCAAAGAGTGTCACCCTTTAAAAAAGCAAGAGTGTCCctcttttaaattgttttttggCTCATGTGGCTCTGAGTCTCgtggggcagcagggtgggggtTGTGCGTGGTTCCGGAGGGAATCGGTTTATTTCCAAACCCTGGATGTGAGGACAGATTCCAGAGGAGATATAATTCTTATGACCTTGAATTATGTGCCAGGACCACCTGCATTAGTATGTCTGGATTTAGGCCCCAGGGCTTCTCTGAGGGGACAGTCTGAATGTGAGCAAAGGAAACAGGGATAGGATGGGGACTGAGATGGGGACAGGAATGTCTACTGCCTTTGATGTTTGAGTTTAATCCTGTTAAAAGCAGTGAGTGTCAGAGCCGGACTCTGCTTGATGAGCCTGAGAAGAGCGACTCCACTcttgctgcagtgctgtcaCCTCAGGCCAGAGTGGGAGTCCTGCCTGTGCCTGATGCTGCAAGAGCCTCCTGAAGAGCAGATGTCCCTCGTGGGCAGTGTGCTGGGACATGGGCTTGGACAGCCACCTGTGAGATACTGCTGGGGCCAGCCCCTGGGGGTACATCCCTTGCTGCATGGGGCTCCCAAAGGAGCTGCATCCCACCAGGCACTGGGCAGGAACCAACCCCTCTACTGGAATAAGGGCTCCCATGCTCTGCTGAACAGccaagctgagctctgctctggggtggctcCAGCCACTCTGGTCTATAAAGGACTCTGGTCTATTTTTGAGGTGAAAACCAGTGTTTGGGGTGAAACCAGGTGTCCCCTGACTGTAACTCACTGCGCTGAAGCTACCCCTCACCCTtgaggcagcagggcagctggggagtATCTGTCCTGGTCCAGCTCCCATCCTTCCTtactctgagctgctgtgtgacCCCAGGGGTAGGGATACAGGGCAGGTCCTGCACATTAGATGCTGGCACTCTACCCTCTCTCACAGTCTGCAGGACCTGGTGCCTCTGGCATGAGGGAAGATGCTGTTGCTCCTGATCCTCCAGCGCTTGTGGGGTGAAAATCCCACCAAACGCAGCTTTCAGAGAGCTGCATCTGAGGGGCCTCAGACTGAACTCCACCCGTGTttctggagctgggacaggagctcctTCTTGGGGGTACTGGTCTGGCCCTGGGGGTGGGCACACACCTGCACCCCACAGTGCCCAACTCACACCTGTTCTCCCTTAGGACGGACCTCTGTTCCCAGCTTGGAGGCAGAAATTGATTTTCTTGCGGATGTGCTGGCCAGGCAGGAGGCTCCTCACCACCCGCTTCAGGATGGCAGACCCAGGAGTAAGTGCTCATCCCTGTTCCTAGCAGGGACCCCCTGGCAGCCAGACTCTGCACCCCAGGCAGGTTTGCcttctggagctgcctgggcaccACTCACCACTGCTCTGTCTTCTCCCGCAGCCACCCTGGTGCCCAACGGTGGCAGACAGCGTGTGGCCAGTGGGCTGAGAGAGGAGCATCTGCAGCAGGGTCCAGCCGGCACCATGGCGGCCACCACCCTCCTTACCACTGCCGCCGTCCAGAAGTACCCAGTGGAGGCatcccccatccctgaaaaCGACAACATGGTGCTCGGTGAGGCGCTGGGACTCAGAGGAAGAGGTTTCACAGCCTCACCAGGGAAGCATGGGCTGGTGTCACCATGCTGCCAGCTCACCTGCTGTCCCTTGCTGTCCTCTccacctggcagggctgatCATGGTGTGCACAGTGGCCGGGATCTCAGCACTGATCGTGGCAGCCATCTGCTGGTACaggtgagctggggctgctgacaGTCCCTCAGTgaccctgtgcccagggcagtgtaTTCCCATGCTTCCCAGGCATGAGGTGTTGGAAGAGAGGCAATTGTCCTCCCAAGGTGTGGCATcagctggctggggcaggaggacaGTAGTGAGACACCTCCGTGCCAGATGCAGGCTCCTGGGAGCAGATGGCACCTGGTGTGGGCATCACTGtggtgctgggtgctggcactgccagcacatTGGTGCTGTATGCCCAGGCCTCATGGGATGGAGGTGGCTATGCCTGTCATGGTTGCCATCACAAGGAATAGGGCTGACCCTCCAAGGGTCACTGGCTCCTCAATGGAGTCGTCTGCTCCTGTGGCTCCCCACATCATCTAGGATGAACTAGAGCAGTCATTGTGCCCACAGTAGGCACTGGTGAGGCACCTCAAATCCTGGGTTCAGTTTTGGGCACCTCATGGcaggaaagacattgagggACAGGAGCATGTCGGAGAAGGGAATTGAGCTATCAAAAGGTCTAGAGCACAAgtcttatgaggagcagctgaatgagctgggagggctcagcctggagaaagggaggctCATGGGTACAATCATCCTCTTTGACAGGAgggggcagccaggggagggtcagctctgcttccagggaacaagggacaggatgagaggaaatggcctcaagctgtcTCAGGagagatttaggttggatataaGGGAAGATTCATATAAAGGGTGGTTGGGCATTAGGCTTTATgaagggctgcccagggaggtggtggagtcaccacccctgaaagtgttcaaaaaatatgtggatgtggcacctggagATGTGGTTTAGCTGTGggctttggcagtgctgggttaatggttgggcTTGATCTTAGAAAACTCTTCTAGACTTTGTGATTCCCTGATTCCAATGCCCctccctggcaggctgcagaAGGAGGTCAGGCTGGCACAGAAAGCAGACTACTCAGCCCAGCGAGTAGCCAGCCCCCTGCCCTATGACAAGATCTCGGTAAGGTGCCCATATCCCTCCCTGTGGGGTGTTTGGCACACGGgcctcagtgctctgctggaggCATTCCCGCACAGTGGAGGTCCTccaccagccaggctgggtcCCTCCAAAGCCCAGTCTCCAcagctgttcctgctctctCCGCAGCCTGGGGACAAGACGCTGGCTCAGAGTGCCCAAATGTACCACTACCAGCACCAAAAGCAGCAGATGCTCTCCCTGGAGAAGTAAGCAGCCTGGTAGCAGACAGCACATCCTGCCATTAACTGGGATGG
The Serinus canaria isolate serCan28SL12 chromosome 17, serCan2020, whole genome shotgun sequence DNA segment above includes these coding regions:
- the NPDC1 gene encoding neural proliferation differentiation and control protein 1 isoform X1; this translates as MVAARGAAARRGALLLLLTALGSFRLRLARAAASCPRSLDCALQRREFCPPGSGACGPCLPPFQEDDHGRCVQKQLSPSGRTSVPSLEAEIDFLADVLARQEAPHHPLQDGRPRTTLVPNGGRQRVASGLREEHLQQGPAGTMAATTLLTTAAVQKYPVEASPIPENDNMVLGLIMVCTVAGISALIVAAICWYRLQKEVRLAQKADYSAQRVASPLPYDKISVRCPYPSLWGVWHTGLSALLEAFPHSGGPPPARLGPSKAQSPQLFLLSPQPGDKTLAQSAQMYHYQHQKQQMLSLEKHKEEPKLPDSASSDEENEDGDFTVYECPGLAPTGEMEVRNPLFDDSSLHPSSPKSQQ
- the NPDC1 gene encoding neural proliferation differentiation and control protein 1 isoform X3, producing MVAARGAAARRGALLLLLTALGSFRLRLARAAASCPRSLDCALQRREFCPPGSGACGPCLPPFQEDDHGRCVQKQLSPSGRTSVPSLEAEIDFLADVLARQEAPHHPLQDGRPRTTLVPNGGRQRVASGLREEHLQQGPAGTMAATTLLTTAAVQKYPVEASPIPENDNMVLGLIMVCTVAGISALIVAAICWYRLQKEVRLAQKADYSAQRVASPLPYDKISPGDKTLAQSAQMYHYQHQKQQMLSLEKHKEEPKLPDSASSDEENEDGDFTVYECPGLAPTGEMEVRNPLFDDSSLHPSSPKSQQ
- the NPDC1 gene encoding neural proliferation differentiation and control protein 1 isoform X2, with product MVAARGAAARRGALLLLLTALGSFRLRLARAASCPRSLDCALQRREFCPPGSGACGPCLPPFQEDDHGRCVQKQLSPSGRTSVPSLEAEIDFLADVLARQEAPHHPLQDGRPRTTLVPNGGRQRVASGLREEHLQQGPAGTMAATTLLTTAAVQKYPVEASPIPENDNMVLGLIMVCTVAGISALIVAAICWYRLQKEVRLAQKADYSAQRVASPLPYDKISVRCPYPSLWGVWHTGLSALLEAFPHSGGPPPARLGPSKAQSPQLFLLSPQPGDKTLAQSAQMYHYQHQKQQMLSLEKHKEEPKLPDSASSDEENEDGDFTVYECPGLAPTGEMEVRNPLFDDSSLHPSSPKSQQ